From the genome of Rhizobacter sp. AJA081-3:
GATCCCGCTCGCGCGGCCTTGGCGGCGCGACCCGCGTCAGGGCTGTGCGATGGCCTCGACCTGGATGCGCAGGTCGACGTTCATCTTGAAGCCGTAGTCCTTGCCCGCGCCCAGGCCGAAGTCGTCGCGGTTGAAGCTGCCGCTGGCGTCGGCGCCGCAGTAGTCGCGCTTGAGCATCGGGTGCGGGATGCACTTCAGCGAGTGGACCGCCAGCGTCAGCGGGCGTGTCACGCCGTGCAGCGTCAGCTCGCCCACGAGCTGGGTCGGCACGCGATCGACCGGCGACTGCAGGCTGCCCTTGAAGACCGCGCGAGGGTGCTTCTTCACGTCGAAGAAGTCCTTGCCGCGAGCCCAGGTGGCCAGCGCGTCCATGCCGAAGTCGATGCTGGACAGCTCGGTCACGATCTCGACGGACCCGGTGCCGGCGGCCTTGTCGTACAGCACCTTGCCGCTGCTCTTG
Proteins encoded in this window:
- a CDS encoding YceI family protein, translated to MKTCLTAMALLLAAAATHAAPTTYAIDPSHTFPSFEADHMGISVWRGKLNKSSGKVLYDKAAGTGSVEIVTELSSIDFGMDALATWARGKDFFDVKKHPRAVFKGSLQSPVDRVPTQLVGELTLHGVTRPLTLAVHSLKCIPHPMLKRDYCGADASGSFNRDDFGLGAGKDYGFKMNVDLRIQVEAIAQP